Genomic window (Melioribacteraceae bacterium):
GCGGGAGCTACAGTTTCTATAGAATAAAATTCAGGATAAGCTTCAACTTTTCCATTTTTGATTTTGTGGGGCTGAGCATAATTTCCCCTTACTTTCATATCCGCTAATGAAGTAACACTTCTATTCATATTTAATGGAACAAAGAAATGTGCTTTAATAAAGTCACTCCACAAAGTATCAGTAATAGCTGTAATTACTTCTCCCGCCACGCTGTACATTATATTTTGGTAACCATATTTACTTCTAAAACTTGAGGTAGGTTTAAGATATTGTGCTCTTCTAATCACTTCCTTTGAATCATAATTTGAACCGAGCCAAAGTATATCCCCGCTAAATGTCTCAAGCCCGCTCCGGTGTGTAACAAGGTCTCTTATAGTAATTTCATTAGTGACCCATGGATCATACATATGAAAATCGGGCAGGTATTTAATTACCTTGTCATCCCAATTAACTAGTTTTCTATCAACGAGAGTAGCTATTGCCGCAGTTGTGAATGCCTTTGAACAGGAAGCAATCATAAAAAGAGTATTTTCATCAACTCTTTCCGAACTCCGCAAATCTTTAAATCCATATCCTCTTGAAAAAATAACAGAATCATTCTTAACGACTGCAACTGCAAAACCAGGCATCTTCCAGTCATCCATCGACTTAACAATAAAAGAGTCAATTTTTTCGATCTGATTTTTCTGTGGTAGAAGAGGACTTGAAATAATTACAAGAAGAGTACAGATCCCAACAAAGATTTTACGAAAACTCATATATACTCCCATATTATTAAAAATGAAAAAGGGATTAAGCTTAACAATTTTAAAAACTTAATCCCAAATCTAATCGCTAAAATAATGTGCTATGTACATTAGGGCAATTAATTTTTATCTATCCATTAAATCATTTTCAATCTGTAGATGGGATTGGACAAAATAATGCTCATATCGACGCATCACACAATGTCCAATCATCTCTGCAATCTCATCAAAACCCAGCATGTTTGTATTAATTACGGCATGATACAAATGGGGATCTTCTATATCTTTATGAAAATATTTGAGAAGGTACATTTTTCGAGCTTCATCCTCCTTCACAATAAATTCAGCTGCCTGTTTGCGATCGATCTCATACAATTTCATCGCGGTTTCAATTCTAAATTGAAGTGGGGCCACTAATCGTACATGCAAAGCCTTAGGATAATCTTTAAGAATGATATTTGAACCTCGCCCAACTATAACAGAGCAGCCATAATGAGCAAGATGCAGTATAGTCTGCTTAGTTTTATTTAATAGAGCCAATTTTGAGGGACTAATACCAAGCATTTCATTAAACCAAGAATCGAGTGTATGGGGTTTCTCGTTTTCTAAAAACTTTTTGAAATGAATTGGTAAATTATGATCCTCCAATACACGGTTTATTAAATCTTTATCAAAGTAAGTCCAGTGATTATAATGCTTAACAGAAAAACTATTTAAATACTCACAAAGCTTATTACAAATTGTAGGTGCGCCCACTCCAGTTTCGCGGGATATTGTTACTACCGGACCCGGATTTTTTTTTACGATGTTTTGTAATTCTTCGAACTCAGAATGCTTTTGAAGATAGGCGCGCGCTTTTTCGTACGACGTCATGTGTTTCATTGCAGCCTCCATAGTTTGTGATGGATGGAGGAAGGGATATATTTCTGCTTAAAAGTAAATAAAAGTGTAATAAAAATCAGAATTTATTTTACCAACTTATACAGTTGAATAATTTCATTTGGAGTTAGAGCTTTATTGTAAATTCTAACATCATCAATAGTACCTTTAAAAGAATCATCAATAAGATAATGCTCGTATCGGTATAATGCTCCTATCGAGACGGGCTGTGATGTCTCAATATTTCCCAACACCACCTTCTTTGAATCCATTAATTTTTCATTTAGAAATATCTTCATGGTGGAATATTCTTTTGATCTTTCAAAAACTGCCGTGAGCATAAAATATTTATTTAATGGAAGCTCACTAATCGGAAATCCAACATACTCCCTCTTATCGTTAATATCTATTAAGTGAAACCAAATCTCTGTTTGACCCGATATTGTTTG
Coding sequences:
- a CDS encoding cytidylate kinase-like family protein, with the protein product MKHMTSYEKARAYLQKHSEFEELQNIVKKNPGPVVTISRETGVGAPTICNKLCEYLNSFSVKHYNHWTYFDKDLINRVLEDHNLPIHFKKFLENEKPHTLDSWFNEMLGISPSKLALLNKTKQTILHLAHYGCSVIVGRGSNIILKDYPKALHVRLVAPLQFRIETAMKLYEIDRKQAAEFIVKEDEARKMYLLKYFHKDIEDPHLYHAVINTNMLGFDEIAEMIGHCVMRRYEHYFVQSHLQIENDLMDR
- a CDS encoding serine hydrolase; translated protein: MSFRKIFVGICTLLVIISSPLLPQKNQIEKIDSFIVKSMDDWKMPGFAVAVVKNDSVIFSRGYGFKDLRSSERVDENTLFMIASCSKAFTTAAIATLVDRKLVNWDDKVIKYLPDFHMYDPWVTNEITIRDLVTHRSGLETFSGDILWLGSNYDSKEVIRRAQYLKPTSSFRSKYGYQNIMYSVAGEVITAITDTLWSDFIKAHFFVPLNMNRSVTSLADMKVRGNYAQPHKIKNGKVEAYPEFYSIETVAPAGAIVSSVADMTNWIRLQLNKGKVGDKTVFSEKQSAEMWLNQTPVGTNNYGLGWFIRYWNGKKLFNHGGGMPGMISDVTLIPEEKIGTVILSNYETGMVTAVRNYILEVLINKEPQDWNKIMLENWKKREENFEKENLRREEVRVKNTKPSLELEKYTGLYEDKMYGKAEIRIEKEKLFMQFLPSPTMKGELKHYHYDSFYIDWEDEFLTRGWIKFDMNFDASVKSFSIEVPNSPDFIFTELLFQKEK